Part of the Bacteroidota bacterium genome, AAAACTGTTGCATAATTCTAAGATTTTTATCAATTTTGAAGTTTTTTAAAAAATAACCAAAGATTACTTAATAATTTATCGTCTATAAAAATGAACAACAACAATGATTTTTAAGCTAACAAAAATTATAAATGGTTGTAAAAATCAGAATCTTAAAAGTCAGGAAAAGTTGTACAAACATTTTTTTGGAAAGATGATGAATATAAGTCTTAGATATACCGGCAATTACCATGATGCATCAGAGGTTGTAAATTCAGGATTTTTTAAAGTTTTTAACAAGATTGATTCATTCCAACAAAAAGGTTCTTTTGAAAATTGGATAAAAAGAATAATGATAAACACCGCCCTTGACCATATTAAATCTGACAAAACAGCAAAAGAATTACAGTTGAATATTGATGAAAATGAATTTTTGATAGAAAATGAAACCTTAGAAAATATTGATGAAAAAGAAATTATTTCATTTATCCAACAACTTCCACCAACGAGTAGAGCAGTATTTAACCTTTACGTAATTGAAGGATATAAACATAGTGAAATTGCAAAGAA contains:
- a CDS encoding RNA polymerase sigma factor, whose translation is MIFKLTKIINGCKNQNLKSQEKLYKHFFGKMMNISLRYTGNYHDASEVVNSGFFKVFNKIDSFQQKGSFENWIKRIMINTALDHIKSDKTAKELQLNIDENEFLIENETLENIDEKEIISFIQQLPPTSRAVFNLYVIEGYKHSEIAKKLDMSEGTSHWHLSNARKLLKQKIENTKK